The following is a genomic window from Actinomadura sp. WMMB 499.
AGGCCGCGCCGCTCGGCGACCGGCACACGCTCGTCCCGGTCCCCGTCGACGGCCTGCGCGACGCGCTCGCGGAGGCCGAGCGGGACTGGGGCGTCCGGCTGTCCACCATGGGCCGCCGCCTCGACGAGGACCCCGCCTACTTCCTCACCGCCGCCGCCGCCGGCCGCCACACCGCCGCGCTGCTCGGCTGATCGCGGTACGGGCGCCCACGCACGGCGGACGGGCCGGGCCGGGCCTCACACCGGTGCGAGCCCGGCCTCCTCGGCGGTGAAGGACGACGCGAACGTGAACGCGCGCGGCGACGGGCCCCGCGTGCGCAGCAGCGCCAGCCGCTCCATCGCCTCCTCCACCGTCGGCACGTGCCCGGCGGGGATCCACCACAGCACCAGATGCGCCTCGACATGCCGCCGGAACCATTCGCGGCGCCGCCGCATCGTCTCCAGGTGCGGGGACCGGTAGACGAACTCCCACAGCGCGTCCGCCGACTCCCACACCGAGAAGTTGACGATCACGTCGTCGCCGGCCGGGCGCATCCCCGTGGCGTCCGGCCGCCCCTCCTCCACCAGCCGCCACACGAACCCGGGAGCGGCGTCGGCGAGGGCGTTCACGGGGTCCAGCAGCGCCACGAACTCCGCCGTCCCCGGATCGTCCAGGGGGCGGAGCAGCGTCGCCACGTTGAACTGGGCGAGGTGATGGCGCGGCGGCTCGGTCCGGGCAGGGACGGCGGCGGCGGCGCGGTGATCGTCGGTCATGGGCTCACCTCACCACGGCCGCACTTCTATGTCAATCTTGATTGTTTTTAGAAGGAGGCGGAGGCGGAGGCGGCGACCCCGCCGCAGCCTCCTCCAAGGCCTCCTCCACGACCGCACAGCACCAGCCGGGACGCGCGTCCATCCGCACCCGCACCCCCTCGACCCCCTCCGCCATGCCCTCCAGCAACGCCAGATTCATCCCGCACACCAGCGGCGGGAACGCCTCCGCCACCACATGGAACGGGCAGTTGCGCATGCGCACCACCGCCGCGCCGCCCGCAGACCCCTCCCGCACCGGCTCATAACCGCGCCGCGCCAGAACCCCCTCGAACTCCCCCAGACCACCGCACGGCCCGCCCGCCCCCGCCAGCGAACGCCCCCGCCTGCGCGCCGCGTCCCGCACCTCCGCATCCAGGCCCGCCGCCTCCGCCGCCTCCGCAAGCAGCCCCGCCGCCGTCACGTAATCCCGCGCCGGAAACGACACCCCCCGC
Proteins encoded in this region:
- a CDS encoding metalloregulator ArsR/SmtB family transcription factor; the encoded protein is MEDIDAIALLQDPVRRRLYEFVAARGGEVGRNEAAEAAGVGRTLAAFHLDKLVGAGLLEAGSRRLTGRSGPGAGRPAKVYRRSAGERGVSFPARDYVTAAGLLAEAAEAAGLDAEVRDAARRRGRSLAGAGGPCGGLGEFEGVLARRGYEPVREGSAGGAAVVRMRNCPFHVVAEAFPPLVCGMNLALLEGMAEGVEGVRVRMDARPGWCCAVVEEALEEAAAGSPPPPPPPSKNNQD
- a CDS encoding DUF3291 domain-containing protein, with the translated sequence MTDDHRAAAAVPARTEPPRHHLAQFNVATLLRPLDDPGTAEFVALLDPVNALADAAPGFVWRLVEEGRPDATGMRPAGDDVIVNFSVWESADALWEFVYRSPHLETMRRRREWFRRHVEAHLVLWWIPAGHVPTVEEAMERLALLRTRGPSPRAFTFASSFTAEEAGLAPV